One Megalobrama amblycephala isolate DHTTF-2021 linkage group LG15, ASM1881202v1, whole genome shotgun sequence genomic window, tgatgaaaacattccaggatttttctccatatagtggacttcaatggagcccaaacagttgaagatcaaaattacagtttcagtgcagcttcaaagcattctacacgatcccagatgaggaataagagtcttatctagagaaaccatcgctcattttctgaaaaaaaaaaaattaaaaattttatacgttttaaccataaatgctcatcttgaactagctctcttcttcttctctatttgaattccagcagtgtagacactgctaaatgtgctactgccctccacaggtcaaagtttgaactaaattgtcatatacaatatgctagtgcaagtatataacaattagttcaaactttgacctgtggagggcagtaatacacttagcagtgtctacactgctggaattcaaatagagaagaagaagaagagagctagttcaagatgagcatttattgttaaaactcatataattttttagaaaatgagcgaaggtttctctagatgagacccttattcctcgtctggtatcgtttaaagccctttgaagctgcactgaaactgtaaatttgatcttcaactgtttggaggccattgaagtccactataaggagaaaaatcctggaatgttttcatcaaaaaccttcatttcttttcgactgaagaaagaaagatataaacatcttggatgacatgggggtgagtaaattatcaggaaattttaatttgaaagtgacacTACCAATCAAACGTTTGGAATCATTaagattatttatatttttagtctctcctgctcaccaaggctgtatttactggatcaaaaatacagtaaaaacagtaatattgtaaaataatattacaatttaaaataacttatttctatttgaatgtattttaaaatgcaatttattcctgcgatgcaaagctgaattttcagcatcattattccagtcttcagtgtcacatgatccttcagaaatcattctaatatgctgatttgatgacTTTATACATTTAAGACTTTCTACTCTGATTTTAAGATAATTTTTATAAGGGTgaattaagactttttaagacctgcAGAAACccttaatgtgtccttgcttaataaaagtattaatttcttaataaaaaattttttaaaaaatcgtcATTCGAACAAAaaacagtagtcaacatttgaagtggatcaaaacctttcatcgaagttgtcctaaaaccttcttcttagaaattttttgatccacttcaaaagttgactactgtatattgTCACATTTTGTCATGTGGCTCAAATGGTTACCTTCAGAGTAGTGTAGAGCTCACTGTAAGTGAGGGAGCCTGATTGTCCGAAGATAAAGACTCCTTTCTCTCCAACAATCTCCATCTCACACAACATGTTCCACTTGTCCACTAAGAGCCGTTGATCTGCTTCACTTTGTGTCACtgtaaatgcaattaaaatgtgtcaaaaaatgtatttctaaaaGCTAGTTCCTCTTTTTACAAACATCTATAAAGCCACACCTTGCACTGCTGCTTTGTACACACTGGACATCTGTATATCTGCTGTGTCATTGCCATTTGTAGGAAACGGCTCTGCAAAGCCGTACATGTGGAGCAGCTGCCAGTTTGCCATCTGTCCGTAGGTGTTAAAGACCTCCTCGCCCTTTTCAATGTGCCGTACAGACACCATCCTCAGGCAATCCTGTGCAGGGGAACATGTCAGCTGTGAGATTTAAAAGCATCTagcataaacaataaaaaaaggcaATACATCTGCACCACATACAGGTGTATATTCCAGATTGGCGTTGTGCTTGGAAACGTGATTCAGCATGTCAGCCATGGGCACCATCATTGGAGGGTTAggctgtttttcttcttcttcatcctCATCCTCTACAGGCTCTTGAAAACTGAGACAAGGAAATATTGAGAGATGTCCATTTCTGTCATGTTAGAAAATAAATCATGCTTTGGTAATAACAtaaaagtcattattatgacatACCAAGTCATACTTATGAGATTAaacagttgaaattatgacatacataattattagatttaaaagtcacaattatcattaaaaattataagataaaaagttaaaattctgactttctgTCATAAATTTCAGCTTTTTATATCGTAATTATGACTTATGTTCATAATTTGGATtttctgtcataattatgactttttaagtcaGAGTTTCAaattagtatgtcataattatgactttttaagtcaGAGTTTCAAATTAGTATGTCATAACTatgaaaacccatctctttcgtgagcacttaacctcatcttaaaaaaaaaaaaaaaaaaaacttcttactcctatcctttcacttcctctaatccctctctattgtagcttaggataatctgagcactgcctataacttgtattatgagcacttcttgtctatttgcctcgtcatgacgactcgcttgttgtattcctcacttgtaagtcgctttggataaaagcgtctgccaaatgaataaatgtaaatgtaaataattatgacttttttcaagttataattttgacttttcatctcataattatgacttagtgtgtcataattatgtttttatgtaaGAATTGACTAAGTCAGAATTTcgactgtcataatttacacaTTGTATGCCATGACTTTTTtcaacttttcatctcataattatgtataatttactttttatgtaagaactgactttttaagtcataatttctgCTTGGCATGTCATAATTTCCACTTTGtatgttataattatgacttgttgtgtcataattttgactttttatgtcattatgatttacaaaagcatgatttttGTTCTTATGACATGGATATGTGCTTCCATAGAAACGTTaggaaatgttaaaaataaaattagggctataaaaataaataaatcataagaGCTACAAGTCATTTTAGGTATCACAGCATTATAATGTATAGTATGAAAGTCATTTTTAGATttgttaaatattacattaaacagTGTTATTTATTAGTCACTTCATTAGATAATGgtaaatgtcatttaaatgtatatcatgcacaattaaatatccaatatgaTCTATACCGATAAATTTAATATATCACCAACAACCGATTTGCTATATATTGTGCATCGCTAAACAGAATTCTCATATTattgcaaatttaatttaatcaaatCTAATAGCTCACAGATATCTCACCTATAGGCCATTACAAATGCTACCAGGCTCTTGTAGAGCTCCAGGTTGTGCTTCTCGGGGTCCCACAGGTCAGGATGGGACTTCATGAAAGGAAGGACTATGTTATTGTACTCATCCTGGAGTTTTTTCAGATCAGTGTTGACAGCCTCAGGAATTCCTGTGCCTTTCAGGAGTTTATCACGCTCCTCATCGGACCTTCAAAACAGAGACAACACGACCATGAAGGATCTTTGAAGGATATCTCGAAGGTCTGCAGATATTCACAGCAAAACTTACCAGAACATGGGCTGATCCAGTGTCCTAAAGTCTGGCCAGAGAGACAAATATGGTTTCCAATGGGATTGTGAACATGTGTACTCATACAGGAGACCCAGAAGAAGAGGAACCCAGCCTGATGCGCTCTCCAAAGTTTTCTTCCCTAAACAACAACCATAAGTTCAAGATGTGGTGGTTACAAGCCAGCTACAGAAGGTGGAACTGCAATAACCTGAATGTCCTCATACCTTCTTCAAGCACTTTTTTGACTTTAGTGGTGCCCTGATGCAGGAGGGTCTCTCTGGGAATGGAGAACAAGATGTGCCCCTCTTCAATGTCCTCTTTGGCAAGCATGCCATATTCTGCTACTGTACCCTCTTTACTTAAGTAAAcctaaagaaattaatatacaCAGTGGTATAATATACACATAAGTCTCGGgccactcggcggccatctttgaggCGACTCTTCAGTCATCGTcttatctctttgaatggggaaacatcaaattcttcaAAGATGTTCACAAAGcttacaattaaatttcatatttgaaatcaccaatgaaatctgacaactgtctcataaattttgtttctaaaagcCCAAATCATTTCTGTTTCTGAAAGCAACCGGAGTTTCTAaaggcagctgcagtgatgtgATGATTTTATCAATTCGCGATTGGCTCTTATATTTAAAAGGAGGAACTTATTCCGCAATATTGCGAGTTGCACTTTCTCCCTTTCGTAGTAATACGAATGCACTTTGTATGTCTTTGTATGTCTAAAGACATTGGTAAATATCTCCAAGGGTTTCATCATCAGGAAAACAATTTCTATAATCATGTATTTGTACTTGTACTCggcaagaatactttttgtgcgccaaaaaacaaaatacaagacttttcaacaatatatagtgatggggcaatttcaaaacactgcttcagatatttacgaatcgaatcagtgaatccgagtgccaaagtcacgtgatttcagcagtttagccgtttgataggagatccgaatcgctgattcgaaacaaaagattcagaaagctcagaagcttcagtgttttgaaatcggcccatatagatattgtagaaaagtcgttattttgttttttttggcgcacgaACAGTATTCTTGtgagttttataatattaaggtagaaccactgaactcacatgaaatatgtttttagtacctttatggaccttgagagtttgaatggctttaaataaataaaaaaacaggacaaatgcacaacaaaattactaacacgtcaactaaaattaaaatgaaaactgaaaaaagaaaaaaaaagctaattcgaaattaataaatactatagttGTGTatgaataaaactaaaataaccctgattattatgttattattaattattatttaataagcttgttatcaattttatttacaataatgcaaattaacaaaataacatATAACTATACATTAAATTAACAACTCAGTTACCTTATCGCTGAGCGTCAGCTTCACACTATCACACCACAGCAAGAAGTGTTTCAGGGGGTCCAGCACACAGTTCTCATCATCTATCTGAAACCACACATGATGATAAGCACAATAACTGTAAAACATCTGTGGTTCAAGCTAAAGCTAATATTTGAATCTAAATTGTGAATTTTAACAACCTGCGAACTGTCAGTAATAATAACTTGAGGAAACGTTGTTTTTACCTTCGGCCTTTTTGTGTCTGTCgccattttatttaaatgcaaacTCGTCGGtgagatattaaaatatatattgttttatggTGACCACAGCATAAGAGTATAGTAAAGATTATATTCTGTGTGCCTCCATGTGAGGAGCTTCGGtcacttcttcttcttccagtACGTCTGCAGAAAGTAATACAATCATGTACAATGGCGCCACCTACTATACTGTTGAATGAACAACATAATGAAAAATGAGTAATCAATATAATgttatcttatatatatatatttgtttatttattaattttttgggCTACATTTTTTTCCCGTAATCAACAGAGTCAGTCCAAACACAGGGGTGAAGTCTGGTTCTCATGCATCCTCAGGCCAGATAAACATCAAAGCTAGATTCTGACTGAGACAAGTAAGTGTGAGGATATGGAAAGAAATTTATTATGCAATATTCATCTGTC contains:
- the setd6 gene encoding N-lysine methyltransferase setd6; translation: MATDTKRPKIDDENCVLDPLKHFLLWCDSVKLTLSDKVYLSKEGTVAEYGMLAKEDIEEGHILFSIPRETLLHQGTTKVKKVLEEGKKTLESASGWVPLLLGLLYEYTCSQSHWKPYLSLWPDFRTLDQPMFWSDEERDKLLKGTGIPEAVNTDLKKLQDEYNNIVLPFMKSHPDLWDPEKHNLELYKSLVAFVMAYSFQEPVEDEDEEEEKQPNPPMMVPMADMLNHVSKHNANLEYTPDCLRMVSVRHIEKGEEVFNTYGQMANWQLLHMYGFAEPFPTNGNDTADIQMSSVYKAAVQVTQSEADQRLLVDKWNMLCEMEIVGEKGVFIFGQSGSLTYSELYTTLKVLCMPVQDFEEFRENEGWEEDEEDDDDEMEQALSFDGLTGLSAEWKRLLHTAAALTLDSYSEDVETDRRRLENQGALAELSSRERRALHVRYGQKSILQRLQQLTKSTS